A genome region from Triticum aestivum cultivar Chinese Spring chromosome 2B, IWGSC CS RefSeq v2.1, whole genome shotgun sequence includes the following:
- the LOC100038337 gene encoding tRNA ligase 1, which translates to MSLSLSLSHSPRRFLPLLLPAPPFAMPPRRDHGKQTQQRWKPKATPTPAPAPAPAPSSAAVERMSLAPSTAGAAQVWVPRGYATSASSSSSSAVAAAEQGGASDKLSRLIKGAAEFSVDNNTFTEAQIRATFYPKFENEKSDQETRTRMIEIVSQGLATIEVTQKHSGSLFMYAGHRGGAYAKNSFGNIFTAVGVFVLGRLFREAWGSKAPKMQAEFNDFLEENRICISMELVTAVLGDHGQRPKDDYAVVTAVTELGHGKPQFYSTPEVISFCRKWRLPTNHVWLFSTRKSATSFFAAYDALCEEGTATPVCKALDEIADISVPGSKDHVMVQGEILEGLVARIVSRESSVQMEEVLRNFPIPSLDGGDSDLGPSLRDICAANRSDEKQQIKALLENVGSSMCPDHRDWFGYSGLEPQSRNADKSVVTHFLQAHPTDYATKKLQEMIGLMKRKNFSASFKSYWNYQKVDSLSNDNLCYKMVIHVYSDSVFRRYQQEMRKNQELWPLYRGFFVDVNLFKANNKKAAELSKDSNTLLRNINGALDSSLSSKDGLADEDSNLMVKLKFLTYKIRTFLIRNGLSTLFKDGPSAYKTYYLRQMKIWGTSASKQKELTKMLDEWAVYIRRKYQNKQLPSSTYLTEAEPFLEQYAKRSPANQALIGAAGDLVQTENFLAILDAQRDEEGDLQPERGTAPSSPTSTSLDVVSKTEGLIVFFPGIPGCAKSALCEQILNTPGGLGDNRPLHSLMGDRTKGRYWQKVADERKKKPFRITLADKNAPNEEVWRQIEDMCGMTKAAAVPVIPDSEGTDSNPFSLEALAVFMFRVLQRVNHPGNLDKASPNAGYILLMFYNLYDGKCRREFESELYERFGSLVKMPLLKPERAPLPGDVKTILDEGMSLFRLHQSRHGRVEPSKGSYAQEWAQWEKRLRVVLSRNANYLTSIQVPFDVAVKEVLEQLKAVAKGDVKTPDTAKRRFGNIIFAAVTVPQADILSLLRKLGENDGDVNNFLNGIKVEDNLSKAHVTLAHKRAHGVAAVASYGVYQNQEVPVSFNAFLYTDKMAALEAQLGTVNGEKIDSKNDWPHVTLWTAPGVAPKEANMLPQLFSAGQAKRVLIDPPITISGVLDFY; encoded by the exons ATgtcgctctccctctctctctcccacagcCCCAGGCggttcctccccctcctcctccccgcccCGCCCTTCGCAATGCCTCCTCGCCGCGACCAC GGCAAGCAGACGCAGCAGAGATGGAAGCCGAaggccacccccacccccgcccccgcccccgcccccgccccctcaTCCGCGGCCGTCGAGAGGATGTCCCTTGCGCCGAGCACGGCAGGGGCGGCGCAGGTGTGGGTGCCCAGGGGCTACGCGACCtcggcgtcctcgtcctcgtcctccgcGGTCGCCGCCGCCGAGCAGGGCGGCGCCAGCGATAAGCTCTCCAGGCTGATCAAGGGGGCCGCGGAGTTCTCGGTGGACAACAACACCTTCACCGAGGCACAGATCAGGGCCACCTTCTACCCCAAGTTCGAGAACGAGAAATCTGACCAGGAG ACAAGAACTCGGATGATTGAGATTGTTTCACAGGGATTAGCTACCATTGAG GTTACGCAAAAGCACTCAGGATCTCTATTCATGTATGCTGGTCACCGTGGTGGTGCATATGCCAAGAACAGCTTTGGAAATAT CTTCACCGCCGTGGGTGTTTTTGTCCTGGGTCGCTTATTTCGTGAAGCTTGGGGCAGCAAAGCTCCTAAAATGCAAGCGGAATTCAATGATTTTCTCGAG GAAAACCGAATATGCATTTCAATGGAACTCGTGACAGCTGTATTAGGAGACCATGGGCAAAGGCCAAAGGATGATTATG CTGTGGTTACAGCTGTGACAGAATTGGGCCATGGCAAGCCTCAGTTCTATTCTACCCCAGAGGTGATTTCATTTTGTCGGAAATGGCGGCTACCAACAAATCATGTCTGGCTATTTTCCACAAG GAAATCTGCCACTTCATTCTTTGCTGCCTATGACGCTTTGTGTGAAGAGGGTACTGCCACACCTGTATGCAAAGCCCTTGATGAAATAGCTGATATATCTGTgccag GGTCAAAGGATCATGTAATGGTGCAGGGTGAGATTCTTGAAGGTCTGGTTGCCCGTATTGTCAGTCGTGAAAGTTCAGTTCAAATGGAAGAGGTTTTGAGGAACTTTCCAATACCTTCATTAGATGGAG GTGACTCTGATTTAGGACCAAGTTTACGAGACATATGTGCTGCTAATAGGTCAGATGAGAAGCAG CAAATTAAAGCACTTCTTGAAAATGTTGGATCTTCAATGTGTCCAGACCACCGTGATTGGTTTGGATACAGTGGTCTTGAGCCCCAGTCTCGAAATGCTGATAAATCAGTTGTCACTCATTTTTTGCAAGCACATCCCACAGACTATGCAACTAAGAAATTACAG GAGATGATTGGTCTGATGAAGCGGAAAAATTTCTCTGCATCTTTCAAATCTTATTGGAATTATCAAAAGGTTGATTCTCTTTCAAATGATAACTTGTGTTACAAGATGGTTATCCATGTGTACAGTGATTCTGTTTTTAGACGCTATCAGCAAGAGATGAG GAAAAATCAAGAGTTGTGGCCACTGTACAGAG GTTTCTTTGTTGATGTAAACCTGTTCAAGGCGAATAATAAGAAGGCTGCTGAACTTTCCAAAGACAGTAACACTTTACTGAGAAATATCAATGGTGCTTTGGATTCAAGTTTGTCAAGTAAGGATGGTCTGGCTGACGAGGATTCAAATTTGATGGTTAAACTAAAATTTCTGACCTATAAG ATAAGGACATTTTTAATTCGGAATGGCCTCTCCACCCTCTTCAAAGATGGCCCATCTGCGTATAAAACTTATTACCTGAG GCAAATGAAGATTTGGGGAACATCAGCAAGTAAGCAGAAAGAGCTCACCAAAATGTTGGACGAATG GGCTGTATACATCAGAAGAAAGTATCAAAATAAGCAGCTGCCATCCTCAACATATCTTACCGAAGCAGAACCTTTCCTTGAACAATATGCTAAGCGTAGTCCTGCAAACCAGGCTTTGATAGGGGCTGCTGGCGACTTGGTTCAAACAGAAAATTTCTTGGCCATACTTGATGCACAGAGAGATGAAGAGGGTGACCTTCAGCCAGAACGTGGGACAGCTCCTTCTAGTCCCACGTCGACATCCCTGGACGTTGTTTCGAAAACCGAGGGCCTTATTGTCTTCTTTCCTG GTATACCTGGTTGTGCGAAGTCTGCTTTATGTGAGCAAATATTAAACACGCCCGGTGGCCTTGGTGATAATCGTCCTCTTCATAGTTTGATGGGAGATCGTACTAAAG GAAGATACTGGCAAAAGGTTGCTGATGAGCGAAAAAAGAAACCATTTAGAATAACCCTCGCTGATAAAAATGCACCAAATGAGGAAGTCTGGCGGCAG ATTGAAGATATGTGTGGGATGACAAAGGCTGCTGCTGTTCCTGTAATTCCTGATTCTGAAG GCACCGATTCAAATCCATTCTCTCTTGAAGCTCTTGCTGTTTTCATGTTTCGTGTACTCCAACGGGTCAATCATCCG GGAAATCTGGACAAAGCATCACCAAATGCTGGCTATATTTTGCTAATGTTTTATAACCTCTATGATGGCAAG TGCCGAAGAGAATTTGAAAGTGAATTATATGAGCGTTTTGGCTCTTTGGTTAAGATGCCTCTCCTGAAGCCAGAGAG AGCTCCATTGCCTGGTGATGTCAAAACTATCTTAGATGAGGGAATGAGCTTATTCAGACTGCATCAAAGCAGGCATGGGAG AGTGGAGCCATCAAAAGGTTCATATGCCCAAGAATGGGCTCAGTGGGAGAAAAGACTACGTGTGGTCTTGTCAAGGAATGCTAATTATCTTACATCCATTCAG GTTCCATTTGATGTTGCGGTGAAAGAAGTACTGGAACAGTTGAAGGCTGTTGCAAAAGGTGATGTCAAAACTCCTGATACTGCAAAGCGAAGGTTTGGGAATATCATTTTTGCTGCGGTTACAGTACCCCAGGCAGATATATTGAGCCTTCTCCGAAAG TTGGGCGAGAATGATGGTGATGTAAACAATTTTCTCAACGGCATAAAAGTGGAGGATAACCTAAGCAAGGCTCATGTCACGCTTGCCCACAAAAGAGCCCATGGTGTAGCTGCAGTTGCTAGCTATGGAGTCTACCAGAACCAGGAAGTCCCAGTGTCGTTTAACGCCTTCCTCTACACTGATAAGATGGCTGCTCTTGAGGCACAACTTGGAACTGTAAATGGCGAGAAGATCGATTCCAAAAATGACTGGCCACATGTTACCCTTTGGACAGCCCCTGGTGTTGCACCGAAGGAAGCAAACATGCTGCCGCAGCTGTTTTCAGCAGGACAAGCGAAACGTGTACTGATCGACCCTCCGATCACCATCTCAGGAGTGCTTGACTTCTACTGA